A window of Heteronotia binoei isolate CCM8104 ecotype False Entrance Well chromosome 17, APGP_CSIRO_Hbin_v1, whole genome shotgun sequence genomic DNA:
ctgagtggacaagactgactctgatggacccgaGGTCTGATTCcgcagaaggcagcttcgtatgttcgccTTGGGGGGTTGTCTCTCCGGCCCCTTCGAGGGGAGCCGGACCAAAGCGGAGGGCGCGGGGCTCGTTCCTTCCAGTCCCGTCCGCCGCAGCTGGAGCGAAGGGAGGCGGCGTTCTTGGGCAGGTCGGAGGCCAAGCAAGCCCAGGGGCGACGAGTTCGCGGGCAGGGGCGTTGCAGCGTTTGCCGTCAGCTCTGAACAAGGCGCCTTTTTGCCactggagaaagaaagaggaaggagcaGAACCAAGCCCAGCGCCGCCACCTCGGGGGCCTCCGCCGAAAGAGCCCAAGGCAGAAAGTGCGGGATGAGTGACAGCCCAGCCGCTGCCaagagcccccccctccccgcccggcacAAGCACCCAGAGCCCCCCGGCAGCGCCTCTCCCAAGGGGCACACTTCGGAGGTCAGGCGGGAAGCCTCCATTCTGGGGCGGGGAGCTCAGTCCTTCCTGCCTTCGAAGTGGCGTCCAGGAGAAAGAGCCCAAGCAAGGCGCGGCTGCTCGGAGCCTTCCCCCCAAGAGCCCTCTGTTGTCTAGCGGTCTCGGGGGAAACGAGGGCCCAGAGCCAGGAGCaccggcgggagggagggaggcagcgcCGCGTCTTCCCACCCCCGGGCCTGGCGCAGGGCAGGGCGCTTGCGGCCCCGCTGGAAGAGGAGCTCCTCTCACCCCGACAGCGGCTGCTTGAGGAGCCCGCCTGGAAGCTCTCCAGCCAGATTTCCAGACGCCTCTCAGAAACCGCCCTCCAGGGCCGCTCTTTGCCGAAGGATTGGGGGCCTTGGGGACTCCCGCATCACCCGCCTCCAAGAGCCCAGGAAGCCGGCAGCAtcccgctcccccccccgccccgggcgCCGTCTAAAGCCCTAGCAGGGCGCGATCGTTCCCTCCCGCTGCCCGGCCCTGGGCTGCGGAGTGCGGCTTAGATTGCAGTTTAGACCGCAGAAGGGTGGCGTAGAAGCCCCGCCTGCCTGCCCCTTGACAGCCATTGCGGCGTTAGATGTCCGGCCAGGCCCCTCGCCTCCTCCGAAtgaatggggggcggggggagagaatcCAAGCGGCCGGGCCTTCCAAGAGAACCGGCTTCCGTCGGTGACCAACAAAAGGGGATGCACAGAAGGCTTCTGGAGAGCGCAGGAGCCGGCTGCCCTCTGGATTCCCAACTCCTTGGCACCCAGGTGGGGCTGAGTCCAGCCGCCCACAActattgggggggggcggggggggagaacaAGAAGTTTGAAAACTTCCCCTCTCTGGAGTGCTGAGTCTGGCCCCGCGGGGAAGGCAGAGGGAAGGGGCCCCTCCCTGCAatgcaatacccccccccccctcaatgttGTACAGCAGCAACAAAGAATCGCCAAGGAACAAACTGCTCGGCCGCGACAGCCGGGTCCGCCCCGTGCTTGGAGACGGCGGCTCGAGCAGCGCTTAGCTATCCCACTCCCACCCGTCTGCGGCATGCTTCGGGGCTGCTCGGGTTGCCAACCTGCCGGGAGGGCCTGAAAATCTTCCCCTCATCACGAAGCTCCAGACCCCCGCAGAAAAGGGCAGTTTGGGGAGGAAGGCGTTCTTCTCCTCCCCCCGAGATCCGTCCCCGCAAGCTGCCCTCCACAGGCGCTACCCCCCCAATAGCCGGGAATCCCCTCCCCCCGAGTTGGCAGAGCCAAGGGGTGCTGCCCTCGGGGCGTCTGCGGTGGCTTCCCGAGCCGCTTCCACGTCTGAAGGGCAGCAGCAGGCAAGCCGCGCGAGCCCCACCAGTCCCCGACTCTGGACGGCTTAGCGCGTTTTGGGGATCCCGAGGAGGCAAAGCCCTTGGGCCGgcggagggggaggcgccgcGGAAGCCCCCGGGGTCTGCCCCCAACCTCTGCGCCCCCTCCCGCCTCGGCCCTGTTGTGcaaagggggagagaaggggggctGGAAAAAAAGACAGCAGGCGCCTTCCTTCCTGGATAAATGTTTTATGCGAGTAATAAAATATTGGCTGTAACATAAATAAAAACGGAGCGGGGTTACAGAGGGGGAGGCGGAGGCCCAGGGGCCAaagaagcaggcaggcagggccgAACCGGCTTCCCAAGCGCTCAGCCCCGGGAGGGGGCGGGAGTGGCCTGTGCGTGTCCTGATCCCGGCCCGGACCCCCTGGGGAAGGGGGCGACTTCGGTTCAGAAGAACGCCCCGCAGCCTGATTCCCTGGACGGCTCCTGGCCAAAGGCGTCCGCGGGGCCGTTTGGAAatcgcctcctccccccctcctccacattctCCCGCCGGGAGCGACCGGtgagcagccccctcccccccatacctTGCCTCTCCTCCCTTCCATGTTGAGGGCCGGGAGCTCCAAAGCAACGCGAGGGGACCTTTGGTCTAGCGCTCCTCACCCGCCGCCGGGCGGCTTTTTGCGCTCAGCCGGAGCAAGTTTGGTTGTTTTATCGTTGGTGGggttttgtgttgttgtttttttggaagTTCAAAATAAATACAGCGATTTAAATTAAAAAGAGAGTCGGCGGCCTGCCGGCTGAAGGAATAAATTAACGCGCCTCTCCCGCCGCCCCCGCCCTTGCGCTCTGTCCCCCCGTCCAGGAGGCGAGAGCTTTCCTAGTGCCGGCGGTCGGCCGCGGCCCACCCCGAGGGCgcgtccggcggcggcggcggcagcagcagccagtCCCCGCAGCCGCTCCAGTCCAGCAGTCCTTCCGCGGAGCCGCCGCGGCTCAGTCATTGCACGGGGCTCTGGAGCGTGTGGTGGAGCTGCGGCGAGGCGTCGGGCTGTGAATAAACGTCCTCCATAGCGGGCGGGTGGGGGCCGCCGGCGGGCGTCATGCGCTTCTCCTTCTGCCGCCGGTTGCAGAACCAGACGCGCACCACCTCCTTCTCCAGCTGCAGAGTGTCCGCCAGCGAGGTGATCTCGTGGGCCGAGGGCTTGGGGCACTTGAGGAAGTGGCTCTCGAGGGCGCCCTTGACGCCCACCTCGATGGAGGTGCGCTTCTTGCGCTTGCGGCCCTGCGCGGCGATCTTGTCCAGGTTGGCCGGGCTGCCCGTGCTCGAGTCGGTCTCCTCCAGCCACTTGTTGAGCAGGGGCTTGAGCTTGCACATGTTCTTAAAGCTCAGCTGCAGCGCCTCGAAGCGGCAGATGGTCGTCTGCGAGAAGACGTTGCCGTAGAGGGTGCCCAGCGCCAGGCCCACGTCGGCCTGCGTGAAGCCCAGCTTGATGCGCCGCTGCTTGAACTGCTTGGCGAACTGCTCCAGGTCGTCGGAGCTGGGCGCGTCCTCGTCCGACGGCGGCTCGTGGCCCGGGTGGCCCAGGTGCGGCGGGGAGCCCTCCAGGTGCGCCTCCGCCGCCTCGTCGTGGAGGTGGGACGGCGCGTGGCCGTGGGACAGGTGCAGGGCTGGCGCCTGCGGGCCCAGCATCCCGTTGAGGCCCGGGTAGGCGGCTTGCGAGTAGAGCAGGGATTGGTGGCCGCCGGCCGTCGGGGACATGGCCGCGGAGCAGCCGCTCAGGTGGTGCGCCTGCCCGCCTTGCGCCCAgtggcccccgccgccgcccccgccgcccgCCGCCTGCTGGTGCACCAAGTGCGAGCGGGAGTGGAAGCCGCCGTCGAGGTCCCCCCGCGGGCCGGCGCCGCCGCCTTTGGCGTGCTCCAGGTGGGCGCCGCCGCCTCCCCAGTCGCCGGTGGCGCCGGGCAGCCACTGGTGGTGCGGCAGGCTGCCGATGGGGTGGCCCGGGGTGGCGGCCAGGCCCTGCAGGTACTCGTGGTGCATCATCTTCTGCACTTCGCGGTACGTGGGGCCCTGGTGGAGGCGCTCGGCGTCGGGCGTGGGCACGGCCAGCAGCGGGCTGCCGCGCGGCAGGTACTGCGCAGTGGTGGCCATGGCGGTGGCGGCGGCGAGGTCGGGTCGGCTGGCTCAGCCCCGCGCTCCGCTCCGCGCCTCTCACTGGGGCCCCCTCGGCGGCGGGGCGCGCTTTAGAGTCCCCGCTCGGCCCCACGCGCCGCCACGCCCCCGCCCGCGCCCCATTGGCTCCGCCGCCCGCCACTGCCAGCCGCCGCCGCGCCTCCATAGGGCGCCCCTCGCCCAGGGTCCCGCCTCCGCCCCGTCTGGAGCCGCCGGCCCGCGGATTGGAGCGAGGGGGCGGCCTCAGCGCCGGGGGAGGCGCTTCCTTCGGGCAGCCgccacgtgggggggggggggggagaagcgctCAGTCGCCTGCCCGACGGGACGCGGCAGAGGGGCCCCGAGAGACACAGaccgcctgcctgcctcccctcccctcccctcccctcggggTCCAGCCATCCGCCGCTCTGGACTCTCCATGGGAACAGCGGAGAGGAGCGGCGCGGGCGGAGGGGGAAGGCTCGCCTCCCTCGCGGCTGCCCAGGTGAGTCCGCTGCTCCGGCCGAGGCGCGGAAGAGGCATTCCTCCCAGCCAGGGGCGCGccgccccccctccgcccccttcGACTGCTCAAGCCGCCGGTTCGATCCGCTGGGCACGCTGGGTCTccgggggagggggtgctgctgctggggagcATCCCGGCGGGCGGAGGAACCCACCCAGCCGGCCACCGGCGGACCTGGGGCTGGTTCCCCTTTTTTCGGCTGTTCACTTTTTGCTTTGGACGGTTGCGCCGTTCTCTCGGGCCGGTTTGGCTTCGCTAGAAGCGTGTCGGGGTGGAATCTGCCCGGCCTGTGCCTTGGATGGTTTCAAGATTCCTGCTAGGTAGGCagcacaccgccccccccccaccccgctccaaTGTTTGTGCCCAGCCTCCACCATCGCAAATCTAAGCCCGGCGCCTGGGGTATGTGAAAGGGGCTTCATCGGGCACACCGGAGCATGAGGATGAAACTTGGTGCCGCTTGGCAGCCCTCTGTTATGCAGACGAGGATAAACCGCGTTGCTAAGAATGCTGGCCAAGTTGCAGTCAGGTCGGAGGCATTCCTGTTCAACGTCGAGAGCCCCGGAGGACTTCGCTTCGCCTCCTCCGCAATTAGATTTCTCTCTGAGTCATTTTAACGAGGGTAACAGATAGGCTGTCCTCAGGCAACCGGCTTGCAAAAGCTGGTGTCGTGATAAATTTGTTCACCTTTAAGGTGCCAACAggtatctgttgttgttgttcttgacTTCGTTTCtagactgccttcctcccccctggGAGCTCAGAACCAGCGTGGtgttagtggttaagagtgtggaacTAATATATTGGaaggcccaggttcgaatccccactctgccgtggaaggTTGCGGCCCTTGGGCCAGACACATgctctcaacctcacctacctggcagggttgctgtgaggataaaatgcgggagaggagaaggatgcaaGCAGCCATGGGTCCCCATTTGGAGAATGGCGGGACAAACATAGATTGGACTAATTCATGTAATTCAGTGTGTGTGCTGTTCTCTCTTCCACTTCAGCCTTgcgacaaccttgtgaggtaggttaggctgagggtatTTGACTGGCCCCAGGtagcccagtgagcttccacggctGAACAGAGACTGGAACCCGGATTGCTGTGTCGCACTGTTTCCCCTGGCCGTTTAGGCTCTTCTCTGGCGCTCCTGGGTTGGGGCACTGGAAGAAACCTGGAaccttcttcctcccccttctcaCTCGGGACACCCTGGTGTGTGATGAAGCTGACCTGATCCTGCTTGGTTTTGGGATGACAGCCAATGAGATCACATGATCCGCACCTAGGACTTCAGTCTTGGGGGAGCGTAAAATGTCTGGGACACTCAGAGCTGGGCTGGTTCTGCTTTGAACGCAGAAGATCACGGAAGCGGCCCTAtactggtccatcagggtcagtatggtctattcagactggcagctgctctccagggtctcacagagaggtctttcacatcacctactacctgatctttttaactggagaggctggggattgaaccggagaCCGAGCAGATGCACTACCGCTGAGCCACACACCCTCCCAGCATGTTCCCCCACAGCCTGGCGGTGTGGTTCTTCAGTGGTTCTTGTGCCTTCTGTTTTTGAAGCGATGTCTCTGCTGGGTCAGGGCTCCAGCCCCAGTTTGCTCCAAGAACCCCTTACTGTGAATGCTGGAGAATTTTCAGACAATGGGCTGGAAAATATCAGGCAGGCTCTtggacacacaaagctgccttatactgagtcagaccactggtgcatcaaggtcagtattggctactcagactggcagcagctctccaagatctcaggcaatTGTCTTTCGCATctcctactgcttggtcctttgaATGGAGATGCCAATAagtgaacctgggtccttctacatgcaaagcagatgctttcccAATGAGCTGCAGCCCTTCCCTGTCTTGTCCACAAGAGATCTGCCAGACTCTCCAGCAGCACCGGATTTATTCAAGCTTTGCATTTTGGCTGGGGAATTGGcttctggatgggaaggaagagctgaattgcttctctcCTGGAAGGATTTCTCCAGGAAAGAACATGCAAACCCAAAGTGTAGGCTGCTATAGCAGGTGGCGACTTTGGGAAACCTGAGCCAAAACATCGATGATCACAATGAAGCCAGTCGGTGGCCACTGACTTTTCTTTCGTGGCACTCTAGATCTGCCACTGGAGGCAGCCCTTGCACTTCGTCAAGCCACAGGGAAAATAAGTTGCCAGGTTTCTCTCCAGTTCTGGAGCAATGCGAGGGACGGGTACTTGAAGAAGAGAATTTGGAAGAGTATCAGTGGCTGCTTTTCTTTGCTCTGGCTCTTCCGAAGCAGTGGATGGGTGAAAATGATTTCAAGAGACTAGAGGTGGAACTTTTTCTATAATGACATAATTAGTCTGTTCTCAATATCCAAAGGGGTGTAATCCAACagatttcagttctttctttctttctttctttctttctttctttctttctttctttctttctttctttctttctttcttttcttgggcctgcctttgtaaaaaaaaatacaaaaccaacaaaacaaaaccaacatCCAAACAGCATGTTAAAAACAAGACTAAAACCAAACATCTGCCCTTCAGGTATTCCCCTTTTGCCCTGGCTCATGCTGCTCCCAAAGCTctctggaacagctctgtcttgcagccTTGAACTTCATGAAGCTGacatctac
This region includes:
- the POU3F1 gene encoding POU domain, class 3, transcription factor 1; this encodes MATTAQYLPRGSPLLAVPTPDAERLHQGPTYREVQKMMHHEYLQGLAATPGHPIGSLPHHQWLPGATGDWGGGGAHLEHAKGGGAGPRGDLDGGFHSRSHLVHQQAAGGGGGGGGHWAQGGQAHHLSGCSAAMSPTAGGHQSLLYSQAAYPGLNGMLGPQAPALHLSHGHAPSHLHDEAAEAHLEGSPPHLGHPGHEPPSDEDAPSSDDLEQFAKQFKQRRIKLGFTQADVGLALGTLYGNVFSQTTICRFEALQLSFKNMCKLKPLLNKWLEETDSSTGSPANLDKIAAQGRKRKKRTSIEVGVKGALESHFLKCPKPSAHEITSLADTLQLEKEVVRVWFCNRRQKEKRMTPAGGPHPPAMEDVYSQPDASPQLHHTLQSPVQ